From Apium graveolens cultivar Ventura chromosome 9, ASM990537v1, whole genome shotgun sequence, the proteins below share one genomic window:
- the LOC141685418 gene encoding uncharacterized protein LOC141685418: protein MIKRNIPEAFRGGMSNDSDEVSVKDFLDELEKRFGKNEKAETSKLLDDLVQMRYKAKGNIREYIMEMSNIASKLKALKLDLSDDLLVHLVLISLHAQYRQFIVSYNTQKDKWTLNGLLMSSFHTVCKRKID from the coding sequence ATGATAAAGCGCAACATTCCTGAGGCATTTAGGGGTGGTATGTCTAATGACTCTGATGAGGTATCTGTAAAAGATTTCCTTGATGAGCTTGAAAAGCGTTTTGGAAAAAATGAAAAGGCTGAAACAAGTAAGCTTTTAGATGATCTTGTCCAGATGAGGTATAAAGCTAAAGGAAATATTCGAGAGTACATTATGGAGATGTCTAACATCGCTTCAAAACTTAAGGCACTGAAGCTTGATCTATCTGATGATTTGCTTGTGCATTTGGTACTTATCTCTCTTCATGCACAATACAGACAATTTATAGTGAGTTATAATACTCAGAAGGATAAATGGACTCTTAATGGACTCTTAATGAGCTCATTTCACACTGTGTGCAAGAGGAAGATAGATTGA